The following is a genomic window from Acomys russatus chromosome 23, mAcoRus1.1, whole genome shotgun sequence.
AAAGTGCTTTGACAATTCAGCTAATCCAGAACCACTTTGTGGATGAATATGATCCCACTATAGAGGTGAGGCCCAATCCACTGCCTGGTCCTTAGCCTCACTTCTGGCTTTCTCTTACCCATATTTGCTCTTTGAAAGTAAAGAGAAGGGCTTGGtgtcgtggtgcacgcctttaatcctagcactcgggaggtagaggcaggcggatcgctgtgaggcaaggacagccaaggctacacagagaaaccctgtctcgaaaaaaacaaaacaaaaaacccagggaaaaaaaaatattttcttttgaaagtacagggtttttttttgttgttgttgttttttgttttttgttttttgtttttggtaacaGTTTGCAGtgctgtttattctatttcttcttaagCATAAACGTATGTCACAAGAGATTTTAGGAGATCATATAATGGAGATAGAGCTCTGGATAGTCTTCAGTCTTCATTCTTGATCTAGTCCAGGCTGAGTTGGGATAGGAACAAGTTGAGATTTTGAGTCATGTGCCTCTGCAATTAGTTATGGAATGATGTTACATTTTAATCACCTTACTGGGCTTAATGGTGCAGGTATGTACAggctcagcattcaagaggctgagggaggaggttcCAAGGTCAAGGCTTGCCTGAACTACTACTGAGACAGACTGAGACCTTGTTTCCAAAACaccaaagaattttttttttcatgtgtaaatCTATTCTACCGCCCAGGAGTGTTAGACAAATTTGAATGTTTCACAGGTTATATTATATTCATGAAGCAAAATCTAAGCACATTTCCAGTGCCACAGATAAGGCCTTCTAAATGTggaacattaaataataaaagtaaaattatgacATAAATCCATATTAGACATTTCTggggttatttttctctttttcctttcctttttttttttttttttggttgttgttttttggtttttgtttgtttgtttgtttgtttgtttttgttgttgttgttgttgttttatttgtttggtttttcaaattagggtttccctgcctgtcctggactcacttagtagaccaggctggcctggagctcacagagatccgcttgcctctgcctcctttagtACTGCCGTTACAgacatgcagcaccatgcccagctttgttatttttcctaatgatttgggttttgttttttggggtggggttggttttggttttttatcttaacctcatagcctaggctggctttaggttttgtattgtttttgaggGCAAGTCACATAGTCAGGCTTATTTTTTCCTGGGTAATTACATTCTTCTGGTTTTAAATAAAGACGAAGCCTGACCTTGTCCCTACCACCACCACTTCCTCATCCTTTCACATTCCCAGGATTCCTACCGAAAACAAGTGGTGATTGATGGTGAGACCTGTCTGTTGGACATACTAGACACAGCTGGACAGGAGGAGTACAGTGCCATGAGAGACCAGTACATGAGGACAGGAGAAGGATTCCTCTGCGTGTTTGCCATCAATAATAGCAAGTCATTTGCAGATATTAACCTCTACAGGTACTGGGAATATTACTTTACATGTGTTCTGAAGCTTTGTTAAAGCATGTGGGCTTAGAAAACATAAAACTTACAAGTTTTGATTACAGTATTTGTGGATGTAGGGATAAgtgtgcagtggtggcgcacgcctttaatcccagcactcgggaggcagaggcaggtggatctttgtgagttcggggccagcctggtctacaaagccagtccaggacagtcaaggctacacagagaaaccaaaaataaataaataaataaataaataaataaataaaagagattcTGTTTATCCCTGTTAGCAAATGTTGGTGTTTACTGTGCATAGTGTGCTGTTATTGTCCTAGTCGTGAATGAAGCATGCCGCTGAGTACAGTACAGATGACCTCATAGAACTGTACAGGTTCAAAGCTAGGTGACCCTAAGAATTCTAATAGGACATTCttactgatttattttacatttttgagacaggatgtcgcTAAGTATCCCAGTTAGCCTTGAATTTATaatcttcctccctcagcctcccaggtgtaTGCCAGCATACTCAGccaatattcttatttttcagaGTCATAGAGTTTAGAGGTGATTTATTGGATTTTCAGAGTTATgatagctttctttttatttattgttttgtttttatagacagggtttctctgtgtggccttgattgtcctggaactcactctgtataccgggctggcctctgtctcctgagtgctgggattaaaggcatgtgctaccattgtccgacatttatttttctttagtagcAGACCTAGACCCCTGAAACACCAGGCCTCTTTCTTAGAATGCTGTTCTGTCTTTAGGCACTGTCAAGATTGAAACTTGGCTTCTATGTTAATTAGCTAAGTAACTTTAGGACAAAATATTAAGTCTGTATGCTTCAGTGTTGAGACTTATCATAAGAATACCTCAtttagggctgcagagatggcctaGAGACTAAAAGCGCTGGCTGTTTTTTGAAAAGACTCAGGTTCAACTACCAGCAGCCACACTGGGGCCCAgctccatctgtaactccagttccaggccatctggcaccttcctctggcctccctgagcaccaggcacacatatacatagatatacatgcagcaAAAACATTcgcacacagaaaataaaaattacaacttttgtttgttgttgctgtttgctttgttgttgtttgtttgtttgttttcttgagacaaggtttctctgtgtagctgtggctgtcctggaactcactctgtagaccaggctggccttgaactccaagatacacctgcctctactgggattaaaggtgttcacgaTTACTGTCAGgcttaataaatctttttttaggactggagagatggctcagaggttaagagcacaggctagTGCTGgggatgtggtagcacacgcctgaaattccagcactagggagacagaggcagacggatctttgtgagttccaggccagcctgcttgctctacaaagtgagtccaggacagccaaggatacacagggaaactctttctccaaaaataaaaaaaataaaacctcttaaagtgagtccaggacagccaaggatacacagggaaactccttctccaaaaataaaaaaataaaacctctttttaaaaagaatacctcccttagctgggcagtggtggcacacacctttaatcccagcactgatcTACAAAAttagtcaaggatagccaaggctacacagagaaaccctgtctcggaaaaaaaaaaaaaaaaaaagaatacctccCTCATAAAATTGCCAAGAGTAAACAGATTAACAGAAACTCAGAACGGTGCTTTGTAGTCTGCCTGCACCCTGAGTCCTGGTTTATTTTCCATATGTTCTTTGTTGGTGTAATAAAACATTAACTTCAATTTACCCTTGGATCCCAAGAGGGGTGATTTTATTTCTGCCTGAGCACTTATTCAAAGCATCTTGTAAAAATGTACAGTAGgaatgcacacctttagtcccagcacgtgggaggcagaggacagtctagtcaacagagtgagtttcaggacagccaagactacacagccAGACAAAGGGCatttgccactaagcctgatgactgagttcaatcccaagatcccaaagaatgaaaggaaagaccCCCATCCTCTGCCCCCCACAAATGCTCCAGTACATGTGTGTAGTCTAGcaaaataatgttaatatttaGAAATAGGTGAAGAGGAAACTCGGTTATCAATACCCTTTCCAGCTTGAAACCCCAGGGACCTTCATCAGGCACGCCACAGGAGTGCTAGCTGGCTTGTGCATGCTGAGAACAAGTGACTTGCTCAGAGGGGTTCACTGACGCCAAGAAGAACTTATGTCTGATCCTCACAGAAGGTTCAGTAACGTGAGGAACAGTAGTCACCCCACAAGGACATTCTCCAGGTGTTTAGTCCGGTGTACAGTTCCCTTCACGCAGGCAGCTAcctctgggcgtggtggtgcctgGGAAACTGATGACGATTGAGAGTTCAGGCTGCCCACAGTAAGATcctggtgttttgggtttttctttgttttggggttttttttggggggtgcaatggggtgaggggtggacAAAGGATTCTGACAGTACAAAACAGTTCTGTAGATAGCCAGTAGGATGCAGTTGAGGTGTGTGACTGAAATCCAAGGGCAGAGTCTACGATGGTGCTGCGCAGTGCAGTTATTTGACATTTACATCAAATTGAAAAATTAGTTCCTTGGCCACAGAAGCAACTGACAAAATGCTCGGTAGCAGACTAGTGACTATCATGTTAGATACCTGTTTTTATTATCACAAAAAGTCTTTTTCTAGAGAATCTAAGGAtaccgggcacagtggcacatgcctgtaatcccagcactggggggaggcagaggctaggggacctctgtgagttctaggccagccttgcctacaaagggaatccaggacagctgtgaacacagagaaatcctggagagagagacagacagacagacacatatgaGAGAATGAGAATATATCTTAAGTCAATAACTTGTAAAATGTACTGGGTTCGTAATGCTCAAAAGAAAActttgccaggtatggtggctcacacctttaattccagcactcacagggataggcagatctctgtgagttcaaagacagccggtactatgcagagaaactgtttttgcttttcttttctttttttttaagctatttatgggggttgaagagatggctcaatggttaagaggaCCCtgcttcaattctcagcacccacatagcagctcataactgtctgtaactgcaacatctgaccccctcacacagacgtgtatgcaggcagaacaccaatgcacataaaaattttttttcagctatttatagctgggcatagtggcacagacttttagtcccagcactcaggaggcagaggcaggtgtgtcgccgtggtttgaggccagcctggtctacaaagcgagtgagtccaagacagcaacactacacagagaaactgtctcaaaaacaaacaagcaaaaaagctATTTATGATAGTTCCAAATCTGCACATGCCTGCATGTACTCACATTTATGAAGAGCAGTTCTAGAATTGTCATAGTTTTAGATATTGTGTGCTTCCAGCTATAATTTTGTTTGAGGCAAGTATTAGAGTGCCACCCATCTTAAAAAGTGAATGGGTCATCTTCCATTAAGTAATTGTTAagggaacttttaaaaatacttagggGCCAGCAGGAtagctcagtaggcaaaggcacCTGCTGTCAAGTCTGACAACCAGACTTTGATTGCCCAGGGCTTTTCTTTGACCTCCActtgcatgccatggcacatggcCACACACAAATAAGAGAGGTGTTAAATTTTTAAGTCAACTAGAATCCGTAAGCTCTACTTTTTATACATGCAAACTTAGTTTGCACTATTTGTATTGCCCAATTAAGACCAGAGCCAAGCTCCTTGGAAAATATAGGAGCCTAACGAGGACATGTGTCAGTATAGAAGAGCCAGATATTAGGAAGTGAACTGATATATACAGCCTTGTTATGACTGCTATACAAAGTCTAAACCGACGTCCTTAGCCTACAAAGCTATAGTTTATGAGTGCTCAGGTGTGTAAGTTGAGTTGTAGTAGTAAAAAAAAGGCGTggggggctcagtggttaagagtgccacctgctcttccagaggtcctgagttcgattcccagcaaccacatggtggctcacaaccatctattatgtgatctgatgccctcttctggcctgtaggtgtatatgcagacaagcactatatacataataaataaatctttttaaaaatataaaaataaaaggaccttGTAAATTTTATTGCTTTCTATTGCCCAGAAAGCTTATTTTCCTTATGATCTGCTACCCTATTCTCTGTTCCAGGGAGCAGATTAAGCGGGTGAAAGACTCTGATGATGTCCCTATGGTGCTGGTAGGAAACAAGTGTGACTTGCCAACAAGGACAGTTGACACAAAGCAAGCCCATGAGCTGGCCAAGAGTTACGGAATTCCATTCATTGAAACCTCAGCCAAGACCCGACAGGTATGCTAGAGATCCGAGCAAGTGGGAGGCTTTGTTTAAGGTGTTTGATTGGTCAATAGTCTGTTCTTTGTAATGGTTTTCAGGGAGTGGCTTCTGCTTGGTTTTAGGTGTTTGTTAATCATCTGCGCTGcgcagaaaaaaaccaaaatactatTCTACTGTGGGGTTGTTTGTATGGGGAGGcgggttggtttttcaaaacaggctttctctgtgtgtagccctggctatcctggaactccatctgtagaccaggctagccttgaagtcacagagatctgcctgtctctgctcggattacaggcaactaccaccattcccagcctactgtgggatttttatttctgcttttaacGGGCTCAGTTCTTTCTAttgaagaacttttttttttaaagatttatttttttattttttttttatgtataccgtgttctgccttcatgtttacctgcaggccagaaaagggcatcagatcacattacagatggttatgagttaccatgtgattgctagaaattgaactcaggacctctggaagagcagacagtgctcttaacctctgagccatctctccagccccctctagtGAAGAGCTTTGACTAAACATACTTGAATCCTTTTTCCATCAGCACTCACCACTGCTGAGGACTTAACCCTCCTGAAGGGCGTGCATCCGCATGTTTGGTCGTTCTGCTCTATGCCCCACCTTGCCCCTTTCTCTCTGTTGGGCtatctttgtgttgttgtttgttttgcaaaaACATGCCATTTATCAGCCATTTATCAATGTGATCCCCTAGGATTGCTGCATTTAGTGTCTTCTTCCTAAGTCACCCTAATTTATTGCCTATTAATTTAGCGTCGAGACCACACCGGGAGGTGTAAGTGAGAGCTTACAGCGTGgactgtgtctgttttgttttaagtccTTTTTCTTTGACTAGGGTGTGGAGGATGCCTTTTACACACTAGTAAGGGAGATACGCCAGCACCGCATGCAGAAGCTCAACAGCAGCGAGGATGGCACTCAGGGTTGTATGGGGCTGCCCTGTGTGGTCATGTAAGAAGGTAAGTGTGTAGGGTTGGGTTGTGCTGCATCGCCTACTTAGCATTAGGCCGTTCAGATAGTGTGAGCACTCCTGTCTGCTGTAATTTAAATGAGAGTTTTCATgtatttgtaattaaaaaataataatcctgggagctggagacatAGCAGCTAGGAATaattactgttcttccagaggccctgactTTTTCCCAAGCGTCCAGCAtcaagggatccagtgccccttggctcctcttctggcctccagaggcacctACGCACTCGGTCCCCTCTACCccaacaaatattaaaaaataaaatcgtTTCCCCTCGTGGCACCCTTTTAGAAAATGCTGAGACCTAATTTATTCTTTCAGCACTTAGTATTAGGAATGCTTGTGAAATGGACAAGAGTTTGAAGATTTGCAGTATAGAAACTAATGACgctgttctttttttctagacCCTTTGAAAGTTTTATCATCAGAAAAGAGCCACTTTTCAAGGTAGGGCAGGTTTTGACATGTCTTGGCTTTACCCTGAGTTTCTTGTTGTAGTTTCTCATACCTCCCATGTCGGTTTCAGCTGCACTGATACCCTGGTTCTGACATCCCTGGAGGAGACGTGTCCCTGCCACCCTCTGCATCTCAGAGaagctcctgcttcctgcttccctgaCTCAGGAGATGAGCACAGCTGTCTAACTGAGACCTCAGAACAACTACCTCCTCTTGGCTGTCCGACCAGAGCCATGCCCCGGGTTCTCCCCTAGAAACAAGCACGCCTGCCAGCCGCCTTTGTCCTCTGACACGGAACCAAACTGCAGACATGCAATTCAGTTTCTTAAGCTCTAAGGTAGCAACTGCTGGTGAttgcccccagccccacccattGAACTTGGTCTTGATAGTTCTGAGGGAAATGTCATAAATGACTGTTTTCCCAATAATATAATTCATTTTGCTGATTGGTTGGTTTGTAATGTGATCAGCTATACTCTATAAACTGGCATCTGCTCTGTATTCATAAATGCAAGCATGAATACTGACGAGTCCATCCTAGTCTTCTCAACTGCATGAAATTAAATTCAGTTTTCACAACCAAGTGCCTTTCTCCTAAAAGTGGTCTGTAGGCTTCCCTTACAGTTTATAGGCAGAATATATGTTTCAAGAACCATGATACAGGAAAGTGACTGTGAGCCATCTACCTTTGAGGGAAAGGTGTATCTACCTGATGGCAGAtgccatgtctgtgtgcatgaagAGAGTTTTCCTGTTTGGGGTTCTCCCAGGAGAAAGATGGAACTGAAACAATTATGAGTAATTTCACTGAAAAAATTTatggaagccgggtgtggtggcgtatgcctttaatctcagcactcggaggcagaggcaggcagatttctgtggttcaaggccagcctggtctacagagtctaggacaaccaCAGCTCTGCGTTttcctgtcttggggggaaaaattttttttttaattcttttttaaaaatttttggtaGGTTATTACCTATAAATACGTGTAATTTCTTTAGCTTCCTGATACTCTAATAGTCAATGCACTTCCATTATAATCAACTTTGGTCATACCAGGAAGCTCTCTCTCTATAGTCAGTCACATACTGTAAAAATTGGCATGTTGGAGCAGGTGTGATAACccacgcgtttaatcccagcactctggaggcagaggcaggtggatctcttgagttgaagggcagcctggtctacaaagagagtccaggacagccagggctctaagagaaaccctgtctgaaaaaaacaaaggggggggggcagcaagAAGATTGGCAAGTTGTTATTTTATAGCTGTGATCAATGCTTCTTCCAACCTTATATAGTTTATCATCAGACAGACTATATCTTTGCTGCATAGTTGGTTGATagcatatatatctatatatatatatggagagagagttGCCCTGAGTCCCCTTCTCACTATTCTCCTTCCTCATCCTGTAGGTTCAAGCATCCTGCAGGAGTTTGAATAATTATCTCAGTTGAATAAACCATGGTGCTAGTGGACCAGGGTCATGGTTTCAAAACTTGAACAAGCCAGTTAGCATCACAGAGGGAAAAATgtatccttattttctttctacccATTACTCCTACTTACAGATTTTTGCCTGATGCCTGCTATTAGCGCTACAAGGATAAACGTTAGTGTGGTCCTATACCAGGACTGGAAACATTTGGTGTGCAAGGGGGTGAGCTTTAGAAGTCTTTACATTTTCAGACCTTTATTTGTAGCCACATGGAACTAAGCCAGAATTCAtagtctgtctctctcccctcccagaTAAATGTTCTTTATACAGctttttaaaggtatttaaaCATGTTGATGAGTTAGGCTGCCAACTAACAAAGGCTTGTGCATTTTTCACGTCAAGAGGCATTCTTTGCGGCTGGAGAATAGACTATAAGATGCCACTAATTACTGGCGTATAGAGGCTTAGTATTTCCATGTCTGGTGATTGATTGATGGGGTTTGTTTTTCATGCTGAAACTTAGGATATAACTCAGCTCAGAAAttctaataaaaacataaagtagGGTACCTTGATCGGAAACAACAAAATTACTTCCAAAATGGGCACTTTCTCTTCTGATCTTGTAGTACCTGAAAACCTGAGATCCTTGGGGTTCTTTTCTTTGTGACAGGCCCTtgctgtgtagttctggctagcctcaaactcaaaacacTCTTCCTGcatcaacctcccaagtgctggaattataccACATCTGGCTGATGTATTTTCTAATACCAATTTTTATTGTTAGGCAAATTCCCCATCACCTTGAAGCTACTTCAGAAGAGGGGAGAAACGTAGACTATGTTCCTCAGTGCTAACGCTGAGATCATTCACTTGGGGCTTGCATTCCTAAACAGACTGCTGCCTTTTAGAACATTGCTCAGTCATCTTCCAGAGCTGCTGAGGCCAACACTTGGTCTTGTTTTGTGttactgtgtctgtgtgactggTGATGCACCCCTAAGATGTCTTTTAAATAGTGTCCAGCTGGGAGAAAGGTGCTCCTCTTGACCTCTTTTGGCCatatgccatacacacacacacacacacacacacacacacacacacacacacacacacacacactatagacaCACACGAAGTATATGTCTATAGTTGGTTTTCAGTATGTTCTAAGCACAGAAGTATACAAATGGAGCCTTGTGGCAGGACCTTGCTGTCAGGCTTCAGATGCTCCTAATAGCATATGTCCCACAGGGTACAGGTTTTGGCACAACAGTGACACACTTAAAAGCTGAGAAAGTCCATTTGATGTGGTATCAATGTGGTTTTGGAGTGCGTGGTTACTAAAGATAGTTCTGGTTTACTTCAAAATCACAAAGCCTCTCTTCCCGAACTTAAGTGCCTGGCCAGCTGTCACAAGGAGCATGTTCCTGTGAGGCAGTTAGTTATGTGGAGCTTTGTTCACAGGTTGGACAGTATGGAAATGATGTGTTCTGTCTAAGAGCTCTGACACCGAAGCTTGAAGACCTATCAAATGCTATTGTCCCAGTACTTAACAATGTGTGGGTTAGTAACTCCATACTTTGTCTCCTGGTGTTCCTGTAGCAGTGCCATGTGTAAAGTggatttgggtttggttttttctttgtttgtttgtttgccagccACCTGTAGAATCAGCCTTTAAACTGCTGTGAACTCTTTCATGACTTGAACATGAAGATAGGCAAAAAGCTTTGTAAGGGCAGGTGTTTGTTTCCCCATTCCAGAACGTGTGAACCTAGACCCATCTTCCTTTGTGTTTAGTCATAAACTCTCAAGCTGGCAGCTATGACCAAGGATCAGAAAATGCTATGTTCCACCTCGTGTAGTTATCTCTGCTAATTGTGAGAAGCAGAGTTAATGATGGAAACCATTTTGCCTGAGTGGTTtctattaaaaagagagagatgacaaTTCTTGGaccttagtttttattttgctatttctttAAGCTGATATGCCACACAATTATTTTAaggtatttgttttttataaaaatcGTTTTAAGAGTTCTCATAAGATTACTTATAGATAGTTTTAAGAATACAGCtggtttttaaaagtctgagTACTGCTCTAAGCAAGAATTTGATTGAACTCTGCAGAGAAGGGCGGGTGGTGGAAGTTGTATGACTTTGTATTTCTGTGCCGTCAAATATAGGTCAGAGCATCAACTGTGCAGTCCTGCTGTTTAGATGACAACTATTGGCCTCTGTGGTCCTCAGTGAAGGGGCTGATATTTTAAGTTGACTGTTTTATTGTAAATTAATCCATTCTAACTTTTAAGAACTTGATTGACTGTTTTCcttgttaaataatttttaaaaataaaaaaactggaAGTTCTTTGCTTAACTGTATTTCCCCCACTGTCTTAGTTacggtttccattgctgtgaagagactcttataaagaaaaacacttaattggagctggcttacagttcagaggtttagtttattatcatcatggcaggcgGTTTGATGacctgcagacagacatggtgctggaagagctGTGAGTTCTATATCTTGTTCCAAAGGCAGCCAAGGAGACCGTGCCATGTTAGGCCTAGCTTCACTCTATGCGagctcaaagcccgcctccacaatgacacttctccaacaaggccacacctcctaactatgccactccctatgggccaagcattcaaacgaGAGTctattcctgttcaaaccaccacatctacCAAAGTCCTTTATAGGAAATAGATATTAACTTCAGATATTGGTGTTCCATTTGGacagtgttgggggggggttgagCTCGTGTGTTCTCCATACAGTGAGTAGCCTCCTTGGCCCTTGACTAAGGCTTCTCTTTCTGTGGTTTGTTTCTCCAGGGCCCATTGTGTTAAAGGAAACATTCCTTTAGGAGTAGTGTAATGAAGTTTGACACGGTCTTGCTCCACCCTGCCGGAGCATGAATCTTGCCTGTACAGCACAGCCACACTGTTCATTACGAGCTCTGCGGTTCCTTGTCTCACTGTATCAGTAGCACA
Proteins encoded in this region:
- the Nras gene encoding GTPase NRas is translated as MTEYKLVVVGAGGVGKSALTIQLIQNHFVDEYDPTIEDSYRKQVVIDGETCLLDILDTAGQEEYSAMRDQYMRTGEGFLCVFAINNSKSFADINLYREQIKRVKDSDDVPMVLVGNKCDLPTRTVDTKQAHELAKSYGIPFIETSAKTRQGVEDAFYTLVREIRQHRMQKLNSSEDGTQGCMGLPCVVM